From a region of the Zingiber officinale cultivar Zhangliang chromosome 4B, Zo_v1.1, whole genome shotgun sequence genome:
- the LOC121974735 gene encoding pentatricopeptide repeat-containing protein At4g02750-like, whose translation MLSAALREDKRSIICSLRSLSFHRPCRPLSAAPNPPSRGDGGIFWWNSAITAALDNGEVANAWHLFEQMPHRKNHVTWNCMLSGLVKNRRIADAQRVFDSMPRKNVVAWTLLLTGYAKCGLVKEARDVFDRIPEKNVVCWNAMVSGYIRSGSVGKAREIFDAMPERNSNSWSIMVSGYLKNKLVNEAKVLFDRATTRETHIFNALLSGYVELGRLRDAVELFSQMPQRDVISWNTMITCYSRYGKMELAQNLFDDMPKKDTVSWTALMHGYVRNKNLDAAKRIFKAMPNRDVMTWNTMMGGLVQNGMLQDALKLFTDMPEKDIVSWNTILQGYVNQSDMAGAETWFQKMPKRSETSWNTLISGYRDDQALVLFCDMVKEGFRPDQGTFSVVISVCASLVALGWGKMLHLCVIRAGYQHDVLIMSSLISMYSSCGLVSDAALVFECISKRDTISWNAMIATYAYHGSVVEAFQLFDKMIQQGFDPNHSTFLTLLLACAHKGLVDDGCRYLMSMQKDWNLIPKSEHYSCMVDLLGRSGLINHAHEFTENIPVHLKTFAWETLLSSCRYHGNLEIGEVAARRVLDSLPSDGGMHTLVSNMYAARGKWESAESVRMSMKKMGLKKETGCSWIEVEGRMRSFVSNDKSDPLIEEICQELDNISLIIEGSS comes from the coding sequence ATGCTCTCTGCTGCTCTGCGCGAGGATAAAAGATCGATCATTTGCTCGCTCCGCAGCCTTTCATTCCACCGTCCATGTCGGCCTCTGAGTGCCGCTCCCAATCCGCCTTCGCGGGGGGACGGCGGCATCTTCTGGTGGAACTCGGCCATCACCGCTGCTCTCGACAACGGCGAGGTGGCGAACGCATGGCATCTCTTCGAGCAAATGCCGCACAGGAAGAACCACGTCACCTGGAACTGCATGCTCTCCGGCCTCGTCAAGAACCGCAGGATCGCCGACGCACAGCGCGTCTTCGACTCGATGCCCAGAAAGAACGTCGTCGCCTGGACACTTCTACTCACAGGCTACGCCAAGTGCGGCCTCGTCAAGGAAGCGCGCGACGTGTTCGACCGAATTCCTGAGAAGAACGTGGTTTGCTGGAATGCGATGGTGTCGGGGTACATTCGCAGTGGGAGCGTCGGGAAGGCAAGGGAGATATTTGATGCAATGCCGGAGAGAAATAGCAACTCGTGGTCAATCATGGTTTCAGGGTACCTGAAGAACAAGCTCGTCAACGAAGCGAAGGTTTTGTTTGATCGTGCTACGACTCGTGAAACGCACATTTTCAACGCTTTGCTGTCCGGGTATGTTGAATTGGGCCGTCTGAGGGACGCCGTGGAATTGTTCAGTCAAATGCCCCAAAGGGACGTCATATCTTGGAACACGATGATTACGTGCTATTCGCGATATGGGAAGATGGAACTTGCTCAGAACTTGTTTGATGATATGCCCAAGAAGGATACGGTGTCATGGACAGCACTCATGCATGGCTATGTGAGGAACAAAAATCTTGATGCTGCTAAGAGAATCTTTAAGGCCATGCCGAATCGCGATGTCATGACGTGGAATACGATGATGGGCGGATTAGTGCAGAATGGCATGCTTCAAGATGCCTTGAAATTGTTCACTGACATGCCGGAAAAAGACATTGTATCGTGGAATACTATTTTGCAGGGTTATGTTAATCAGAGTGACATGGCTGGTGCAGAAACATGGTTTCAGAAGATGCCCAAAAGGAGTGAAACTTCATGGAACACGCTAATTTCTGGATACCGAGATGACCAGGCTTTGGTTCTgttttgtgatatggtgaaagaGGGATTTAGACCAGACCAAGGTACTTTCAGTGTTGTAATCTCAGTGTGTGCTTCTCTTGTTGCTCTTGGTTGGGGGAAAATGCTTCACCTCTGTGTGATTCGAGCTGGTTATCAGCATGATGTCTTAATCATGAGCTCCTTAATTTCAATGTATTCAAGTTGTGGGCTGGTTAGTGATGCTGCTCTAGTCTTTGAGTGCATTTCAAAGAGGGATACTATCTCATGGAATGCCATGATCGCGACATATGCTTACCATGGCTCTGTGGTAGAAGCTTTCCAACTATTTGATAAGATGATTCAGCAGGGATTTGATCCAAATCATTCAACATTTTTGACTCTCTTGCTAGCTTGTGCTCACAAAGGTTTGGTTGATGATGGCTGTCGATACTTAATGTCTATGCAGAAGGATTGGAATTTGATTCCCAAATCTGAACATTATTCATGCATGGTCGATCTCCTCGGAAGGTCTGGACTTATCAATCATGCTCATGAATTTACTGAGAATATACCAGTACATCTTAAAACGTTTGCTTGGGAAACTTTACTAAGTTCATGTAGATATCATGGAAACTTGGAGATTGGAGAAGTAGCTGCAAGAAGGGTCTTAGATTCCCTACCTTCCGATGGAGGAATGCATACCCTTGTATCCAACATGTATGCTGCCAGAGGAAAGTGGGAGAGTGCAGAAAGTGTTAGGATGTCAATGAAAAAGATGGGTTTAAAGAAAGAAACCGGTTGCAGTTGGATTGAGGTAGAGGGCAGAATGCGCTCTTTTGTATCCAATGATAAATCAGATCCTCTTATTGAGGAGATATGCCAAGAACTAGACAATATTTCACTCATAATAGAAGGTAGTAGCTGA
- the LOC121974736 gene encoding uncharacterized protein LOC121974736: MLRNLLNNLRREGSLAVDNGHRTLAFVHKRSFHDAKVLSRPRSFFGVEDFVDDNNSRPYTYKKEKRPKTLNKHISFKQRTIAYMEPFSLDVFISKRFVSASLTHRMTCKQVAVAGTNSKDIKAVLYSRSDIPACLSVGRFLAERAKEADVYTCTYTPRERDKFEGKIRAVVQSLIDSGIDVKVYLD; the protein is encoded by the exons ATGCTCAGGAATCTACTGAACAACTTGCGGAGGGAAGGAAGCCTTGCAGTGGATAATGGACACAGGACGCTTGCGTTTGTTCATAAACGTAGTTTCCACGATGCAAAG GTCCTAAGTAGACCAAGAAGCTTCTTTGGAGTGGAAGATTTCGTGGACGACAACAACAGCAGGCCATACACTTACAAGAAGGAAAAAAGACCAAAGACCCTAAATAAGCATATTTCATTTAAGCAGCGGACGATCGCTTATATGGAGCCCTTCTCGCTAGATGTATTCATATCGAAGCGGTTTGTGTCAGCTTCGCTCACACACAGGATGACATGCAAGCAGGTCGCAGTCGCAGGGACGAATTCTAAGGATATCAAGGCAGTCCTGTATTCCAGGTCAGACATACCGGCATGCTTGTCGGTGGGGCGGTTCTTGGCGGAAAGAGCAAAGGAAGCTGATGTATACACTTGTACTTACACTCCCAGGGAAAGGGACAAATTTGAAGGCAAAATTAGAGCTGTTGTTCAATCTCTCATCGACAGTGGCATCGATGTTAAAGTCTATCTTGATTGA